The genomic window AAATGGGACCATTTGACCACTCAAAAATCAGTGTTTCCACTAAGTCAAGAAGTCAAGGAAGGTTTGTCTTATTTAAAAGATAGAACTTTTGAAAAATCTGATCATTTTATAGGAAGAAATTTATCCTGTTTGATAAAATTATCTTGGACAGAAGCGGAGGTAAAGCAAAGAGCTTTAACCATGGCAAAACTGATTTGCGAAGTTACTGCTTAGTAATTGATATAGTCAACGATTTCTAAACCGTAACCTATAATCCCCACACGTTTGGTTTGTTCACTGTTGGATATAAGTCCTAACTTATGAATATTTAAATCGTGAAGAATTTGTGCGCCTATTCCAAAATCTTTGGAATCCATTCCAATACTTGGTGCTTTGGTGATGGTTCCTTTTTGTTGGGTATTTTTCACAATTTCCAAGCGCTTTAAAAGACTTGCAGGTTGACTGACCTGATTGATAAAAAGAATAGCCCCTTTTCCGTGCTTATTAATTAATTTAAACATACCATCCAGCTGTTGGTCAGCATCATTGGTCAGCGTTCCTAAAACATCGTTGTTAACTAGCGATGAATTGATACGTGTCGGAACCGTTTCGTCCGTACCCCAAGTTCCTTTGGTTAAGGCAATATGAACCGAATCATTTGTGGTTTGTTGATATGCTCTCAGTCTGAAATCTCCAAAACGTGTTTCTATTTGGAAGTCTTGTTTTTTCTTGATTAAAGAATCGTGCTCCATTCGGTAAGCCACTAAATCTTCAATAGAAATTATTTTTAAGTCAAATTTTTCAGCCACGATCCTTAAATCAGGTAAACGTGCCATGGAGCCATCATCTTTCAAAATTTCAACCAAGATTCCTGCAGGCTGTAACCCAGCTAAGCGTGCCAAATCTATGGCAGCTTCCGTATGACCTGTTCGACGCAATACGCCACCATTCTTAGCTTTTAAAGGAAAGATATGACCTGGACGCCCTAAATCGTGCGGCTTGGTATTTGAATCGACTAATGATTTAATCGTTTTAGAACGGTCTGACGTAGAAATACCTGTCGTACAGCCACTTCCAATCAAATCCACAGAAACTGTAAACTGAGTGTTGTGAAGCACTGTATTATTTTGAACCATCATGTTAAGACCTAACTCATCACATCTGGTTTCAGTAAGTGGTGCACAGATCAAACCACGTCCATGCAAAGCCATGAAATTGATCATTTCAGGCGTTACTTTTTCAGCAGCAGCAATAAAATCGCCTTCATTTTCTCTATTTTCATCATCAACTACAACAACTACTTTGCCTAATCGAATGTCATTAATAGCATCTTCGATACTGTTTAATTCAGTTTTTGATTGTGGTTTTTGTTCTGTAATCGACATTGTATTTTTATTTTTTGGTAAAGATATTATAAGTAATCCAATCGTTAGGATATTTTCAATAAATCTTCTTTCATCTTCTTAACAAAAAAGGGTCTGTAAAGAAAAAATAAAGGAATTCCTAAAATGATGAACACGAATGAATTCGTCAAAAATTTGATGGATAATAATTTATAAAAATCAGATTGATTGGAAGTTGTTTTTTGAAAGACGACCACAAAAAAGATAAGACTTAAAATGGCGATTCCATTCAGGATTTGACCCATAACTGGAATTCCGTTGTTGCTTAAAAAGGAGCCTCCAAAACCGAGGACGATTGTGAGGATATTTAATACAAGTGCTAGTTTAGAATTTTCTTTAAAATCAATATAAAGACGCAATGCATTTTCATAATTCTGGTTGGATAAATCACCACCCATTTTAAGTTCGAGTTCACTAATACCTCGTGTATTCAGAATTTTTAAGGCTGTTTGTTTGTAATTTAAAGAGAGTCCAAACTGTCGAAAATTTTTCACAATGTCAATCAATTTATGATTTTCAAAGTTGTCTAATTCAGACGTGTCTTCAGAAGTCAATTGTTGTACATCTACAATTTCACCATCTGATTTTGAGGTGACTAAATGTTTTAAAGGAATCAAAACGCTATCAAAATCAATCAATGCACGGTCTTTTGTAGCCCGATTTGTTAGATAGATACTAAAGGGGAGTAAAATTAGAGACGATAGCCAAGCTGCTACAACGGGATCGACACTACTATCTTCAGAACTATTTTTGGCAAAAAGTCCAATAAAATGATACGTTAAAAATATAAGAATCGCAATGATCAATGGAAG from Formosa sp. Hel1_33_131 includes these protein-coding regions:
- the ribB gene encoding 3,4-dihydroxy-2-butanone-4-phosphate synthase; its protein translation is MSITEQKPQSKTELNSIEDAINDIRLGKVVVVVDDENRENEGDFIAAAEKVTPEMINFMALHGRGLICAPLTETRCDELGLNMMVQNNTVLHNTQFTVSVDLIGSGCTTGISTSDRSKTIKSLVDSNTKPHDLGRPGHIFPLKAKNGGVLRRTGHTEAAIDLARLAGLQPAGILVEILKDDGSMARLPDLRIVAEKFDLKIISIEDLVAYRMEHDSLIKKKQDFQIETRFGDFRLRAYQQTTNDSVHIALTKGTWGTDETVPTRINSSLVNNDVLGTLTNDADQQLDGMFKLINKHGKGAILFINQVSQPASLLKRLEIVKNTQQKGTITKAPSIGMDSKDFGIGAQILHDLNIHKLGLISNSEQTKRVGIIGYGLEIVDYINY